The following are encoded together in the Labrus mixtus chromosome 2, fLabMix1.1, whole genome shotgun sequence genome:
- the si:zfos-323e3.4 gene encoding volume-regulated anion channel subunit LRRC8E yields MIPVGELRNFGIEQNSKFRVLKPWWDVFSEYLCVAMLMIGVFGCTLQLTQDKIACLPSHFTSPTPEAIDCSHIRTYRENATSQHTLVSKPIVKEVFGRKNNLDIHQYVFVNHHCYERFVHWFAKFFPYLVVIHTLIFMVASSFWFKFPGTSSKIELFVTILEKCFDSPWTTRALSEVSEERGEEKLVSWRNTVSKGGSERQIDEEETRVLLRSSSVKSNPEKKATEPQSSPSVLDKKEGEQAKALFEKVKKFRTHVEEADILRVMYVLQTSLKVFKFLLIIIYTSVLVPNIEIVVKCYVPPDLTGFDIYCCNHNKAHLFSKLAYCYICFVGVYGLLCIYTLYWLFHRPLNEYSFDQVRLETGINDIPDVKNDFAFLLHLVDQYDALFSKRFAVFLSEVSESHLHQLNLNYEWTAKKLRTRLAKNASNRLELHLLMLPGLPDTVFEIPEVESLKLEQVKNVTIPASVAKLEKLKELSLVYCPTKLQLSALNHLKEHLKVLRLAFESLEEVPMWMYTLHGLEEIELNGPLTNEVSKSASLDSFRELRALRILTLHSTLAKIPPSIVDVALQLQRLNIYNDGVKLQAFSTLKKLTNIVSLELVGCQLERIPSAVFSLINLQELDLKENKLTTVEEILSLQHCRRLVTLRLWHNKITYIPDHISKLHSLETLDVSWNKLNKLPSRMFHCTTLRHLDVSHNQLTSLPAEISILQGLQFFSAAFNSLETLPEELFSCKRLKTLALGNNCLANLSSRVSNLAQLVRLEIKGNRLESLPHEIGDCPLLTVSGLIVDDSLLDLLPSGVRSRLSNS; encoded by the exons ATGATCCCAGTTGGAGAATTGAGAAATTTCGGCATAGAGCAGAACTCAAAGTTTCGGGTCCTGAAGCCTTGGTGGGATGTTTTCTCGGAGTACCTGTGCGTTGCTATGCTCATGATTGGAGTCTTCGGGTGCACTTTGCAG CTCACACAAGACAAGATCGCCTGCCTGCCCAGCCACTTCACCAGCCCAACACCCGAAGCCATTGACTGCAGCCACATCCGGACCTACAGGGAGAACGCGACGTCGCAGCACACTCTGGTTTCAAAACCCATCGTGAAGGAGGTGTTTGGTCGCAAGAACAACCTGGACATCCACCAGTATGTGTTTGTCAACCACCACTGCTACGAGAGGTTCGTCCACTGGTTCGCCAAGTTCTTCCCGTACCTCGTTGTGATCCACACTCTGATCTTCATGGTCGCAAGTAGCTTCTGGTTCAAGTTCCCCGGGACGTCTTCCAAAATTGAGCTCTTTGTTACCATTCTGGAAAAGTGCTTTGACTCACCCTGGACCACGAGGGCCCTGAGCGAGGTCTCTGAGGAAAGGGGAGAGGAAAAACTGGTGAGCTGGAGGAACACCGTGTCAAAAGGAGGCTCAGAACGACAAATAGATGAAGAGGAAACTAGAGTGCTTCTTCGCTCCTCGTCGGTTAAGTCCAACCCAGAAAAGAAAGCAACGGAGCCTCAATCGTCTCCCTCGGTCTTGGATAAAAAGGAAGGCGAGCAGGCCAAGGCTCTGtttgaaaaagtgaagaagttCAGGACTCATGTAGAGGAAGCAGACATCTTGCGTGTCATGTACGTGCTTCAGACATCACTGAAAGTCTTCAAGTTCCTTTTAATCATAATCTACACCTCGGTGCTCGTACCGAACATTGAAATAGTGGTCAAGTGTTACGTTCCCCCTGACCTGACCGGGTTCGATATCTACTGCTGCAACCACAACAAGGCCCATCTCTTCTCCAAGCTCGCCTACTGCTACATCTGCTTTGTGGGCGTGTATGGACTCCTCTGCATCTACACCCTCTACTGGCTGTTTCATCGACCACTGAATGAGTACTCCTTCGACCAAGTCAGACTGGAGACGGGCATTAATGACATACCGGACGTAAAGAATGACTTTGCCTTCCTTCTGCACCTCGTGGACCAATATGACGCTCTTTTCTCCAAAAGGTTTGCTGTGTTTCTCTCCGAGGTAAGCGAAAGTCATCTCCATCAGCTCAACCTCAACTACGAGTGGACTGCCAAAAAGCTACGCACCCGTCTAGCCAAGAACGCCAGCAACCGGTTGGAGCTCCACTTGCTAATGCTGCCGGGACTTCCCGACACAGTCTTTGAGATTCCCGAAGTGGAATCGCTCAAACTGGAGCAAGTTAAAAATGTCACCATCCCAGCGAGTGTGGCAAAGCTTGAAAAACTGAAGGAGTTATCGCTGGTCTACTGCCCTACCAAGCTCCAGCTATCTGCCCTCAACCACCTCAAGGAACATTTAAAGGTCCTACGTCTAGCGTTTGAAAGTCTAGAAGAGGTGCCTATGTGGATGTACACCCTGCATGGCCTGGAAGAGATAGAACTAAACGGACCTTTAACAAACGAGGTGTCCAAAAGCGCCTCTCTCGACTCCTTTCGAGAGCTAAGAGCCCTGAGAATCCTCACCCTCCACTCCACCCTCGCTAAGATCCCACCCAGCATTGTGGATGTTGCATTGCAGCTGCAACGACTGAACATCTACAACGACGGTGTGAAGCTCCAAGCTTTCAGCACCTTAAAGAAGCTTACCAACATAGTGTCTTTGGAGTTAGTGGGCTGCCAGTTGGAGCGCATCCCAAGTGCAGTCTTCAGCCTGATCAACCTGCAGGAGTTGGAcctgaaggaaaacaaacttACCACCGTGGAGGAGATCCTGAGCTTGCAGCACTGCCGCCGTTTAGTGACTCTCCGACTGTGGCACAACAAAATCACCTACATCCCCGACCACATCAGTAAGCTTCACTCCCTGGAGACGCTGGACGTCAGCTGGAACAAGCTAAATAAGCTTCCCTCTCGGATGTTTCATTGCACGACACTCAGGCACCTGGACGTCTCCCACAACCAGCTCACCTCTCTTCCTGCGGAGATCAGCATCCTTCAGGGTCTCCAGTTCTTCTCTGCCGCTTTCAACTCGTTAGAGACCCTTCCAGAGGAGCTGTTCTCCTGCAAAAGGCTAAAGACGCTGGCCCTCGGAAATAACTGCCTGGCCAATCTTAGCTCCAGAGTGTCGAATCTGGCACAGCTAGTCCGACTGGAGATTAAAGGGAACCGCCTGGAGTCTCTTCCTCATGAGATCGGTGACTGTCCCCTGCTGACTGTCAGTGGACTGATAGTAGACGATAGCCTTCTGGATCTGCTGCCGTCAGGTGTACGAAGCCGGCTGAGTAATAGCTGA